The Solidesulfovibrio fructosivorans JJ] genome window below encodes:
- a CDS encoding M23 family metallopeptidase produces MKKLVFVFFLILALAAGAAWYFFLTDTVKPEIALSPDSAVAAPKREFTLTLKDAGAGLKNAKVVVTQGDKQITLLDKAYTMPVKAAEEKFTLEPAGLHDGPFTLLATATDRSLANFGAGNTVKLTKNATLDTIPPRIDVLSLAHNVRQGGVGAVSFQLSEEPESAGVVVGDDFFPAFKQENGKYFGLFVFPYNMDPKDFVPRVKAVDKAGNTAYATFRYQAIPRKFRQDRINISDNFLDSKMPQYYNIITDTRDNLEIYLRVNKELRKKNRAKLHDLAMATAPTMLWDKKAFLRLPNAAPKAGFGDHRTYYYNGKEIDQETHLGVDLASLEAAPVPAANSGKVVFTGFFGIYGNAVIIDHGLGLQTLYAHLREIDVKDGQEVKKGQIIAKTGATGLAGGDHLHFGVLVFGHPTSPVEWWDQHWIDDNILNKM; encoded by the coding sequence ATGAAGAAACTCGTTTTTGTCTTTTTTTTGATTCTGGCTCTGGCCGCCGGCGCGGCCTGGTATTTTTTCCTGACCGACACCGTCAAGCCCGAAATCGCGCTATCCCCGGACAGCGCGGTGGCCGCGCCCAAACGGGAATTCACCCTGACGCTCAAGGACGCCGGGGCGGGACTCAAAAACGCCAAGGTCGTCGTGACCCAGGGCGACAAACAGATCACCCTGCTCGACAAAGCCTACACCATGCCCGTCAAAGCGGCGGAGGAAAAATTCACCCTGGAGCCGGCCGGCCTGCATGACGGACCGTTTACCCTCTTGGCCACGGCCACCGACCGCTCCCTGGCCAACTTCGGCGCCGGCAATACGGTCAAGCTGACCAAGAATGCCACCCTGGACACCATTCCGCCGCGCATCGACGTGCTAAGCCTCGCCCACAACGTGCGCCAGGGCGGCGTGGGCGCGGTGTCCTTTCAGCTGAGCGAAGAGCCCGAAAGCGCCGGTGTGGTGGTCGGCGACGACTTCTTCCCGGCCTTCAAACAGGAAAACGGAAAATATTTCGGGCTGTTCGTCTTTCCCTACAACATGGACCCCAAGGACTTCGTGCCCAGGGTCAAAGCCGTGGACAAGGCCGGCAACACCGCCTACGCCACGTTCCGCTACCAGGCCATTCCCCGCAAATTCCGCCAGGACAGAATCAATATCTCTGACAACTTTCTCGATTCCAAGATGCCCCAGTATTACAATATCATCACCGACACCCGCGACAATCTCGAGATCTACCTGCGGGTCAACAAGGAACTGCGCAAGAAAAACCGGGCCAAGCTGCACGACCTGGCCATGGCAACGGCCCCGACCATGCTCTGGGATAAAAAGGCCTTCCTGCGCCTGCCCAATGCCGCGCCCAAAGCCGGTTTCGGCGACCACCGGACCTACTATTACAACGGCAAGGAAATCGATCAGGAAACCCACCTGGGCGTGGACCTGGCCTCCCTGGAAGCCGCGCCGGTGCCGGCGGCCAACAGCGGCAAGGTCGTCTTCACCGGCTTCTTCGGCATCTACGGCAACGCCGTCATCATCGACCACGGCCTGGGACTCCAGACCCTTTACGCCCACCTGCGGGAAATCGACGTCAAGGACGGGCAGGAAGTCAAAAAGGGCCAGATCATCGCCAAAACCGGGGCCACGGGCCTCGCCGGCGGCGACCACCTGCACTTCGGCGTGCTGGTCTTCGGACACCCCACCTCCCCTGTCGAATGGTGGGACCAGCACTGGATCGACGATAACATTCTCAACAAGATGTAA
- a CDS encoding mechanosensitive ion channel domain-containing protein yields MNALRLLCLTVCCLCGLALSWGPGPALAGQGDTALWRSITEGVRQSLALKSRELAQIQAELPAAKAALAQTLGQESSRLDQVLLLRGVAGDTPWASRTLMMQLREIDNAVDVASGSLEDMHDRLARTKEEYATLRQIRQQNASREYTDLVSEELAGPGRDFRELKDQVDTVKADVDAALAQATSLKKDVREARKNEIERFVRVFGETYFASSGSLLRLANLRGAMDDLRQWVDTAPRFWGPILAWTDWGRFCLTGLFGFAAFWAVITLARRHWPAVGGFSRAGLFWLAVGLGLGLARHTVLFAGNQFTSLPWVLATCWGLVLLMPHGPLLSVLFGCFTAAACMDVLNMPASTIGIVWPAVAATAVMRLRRAGTAGPSIVGFLAATAVAGIFGFGPQATALTEALFMLLLALGLTAAIQRRLDGLAAGRKHSLAGLASPLAVTLMATLYVVWVLVFMGGPGLMDRVFGLRLSIGKATFSLDALPTLFVVFFLLRLMQAWFAQLLALVRLRGRTVEPALAHTVGAVFSYLTWTLFVLFALHLFAVPLGALTWIASGLSVGIGFGLKDIVNNFVSGLIIMFGGAVKKGDIIQQGKNFGEVVDLSVRNTIMRTLDNTTVIIPNSSFLRGEIVNMTYQDASMRLTIPVTVAPGTKLKKVRKILLTAAKNHPDVLKKPSPEVAMVAFARFGLQFELYVWIDNFMKKFQVQSELTTTIDQEFQDNKIMLAFQGVKVKYKPKGTEAMQLEAMREELRRKRSGTLKRSRVLRRVHARRRWPAPAAARSGEE; encoded by the coding sequence ATGAACGCCTTGCGCTTGTTGTGCCTGACGGTCTGCTGCCTGTGCGGCCTGGCCCTGTCGTGGGGGCCGGGCCCCGCTTTGGCCGGCCAAGGGGATACGGCGCTTTGGCGGTCCATCACGGAAGGGGTGCGCCAAAGTCTCGCCCTGAAAAGCCGGGAACTTGCGCAGATCCAGGCGGAATTGCCGGCGGCCAAGGCGGCTCTGGCCCAGACCCTGGGGCAGGAAAGCAGCCGGCTCGACCAGGTGCTGCTGCTGCGCGGGGTGGCCGGGGACACGCCCTGGGCCAGCCGCACGCTCATGATGCAGCTGCGCGAAATCGACAATGCCGTGGATGTGGCCAGCGGCTCCCTGGAGGATATGCACGACAGGCTGGCCCGCACCAAGGAGGAATACGCCACCCTGCGCCAGATACGGCAGCAGAACGCCAGCCGGGAATACACCGATCTCGTGAGCGAGGAACTGGCCGGTCCCGGGCGGGATTTCCGGGAACTCAAGGACCAGGTGGACACGGTCAAGGCGGACGTGGACGCCGCCTTGGCCCAGGCGACGAGCCTGAAAAAGGATGTCCGCGAGGCCAGGAAAAACGAGATCGAACGCTTTGTTCGCGTCTTTGGCGAGACCTATTTCGCTTCTTCCGGTTCGCTGCTCCGCCTGGCCAACCTGCGCGGCGCCATGGACGATCTGCGCCAATGGGTCGATACCGCGCCGCGTTTTTGGGGGCCCATCCTGGCCTGGACCGATTGGGGCCGGTTTTGCCTGACCGGGCTTTTCGGCTTCGCGGCCTTTTGGGCGGTGATCACCCTGGCCCGGCGGCATTGGCCGGCTGTCGGCGGGTTTTCCCGGGCCGGGCTTTTCTGGCTCGCCGTCGGTCTGGGGCTGGGGCTGGCCCGTCATACGGTCCTTTTCGCCGGCAACCAGTTCACGTCCCTGCCCTGGGTGCTGGCGACCTGCTGGGGGCTTGTGCTGCTTATGCCGCATGGGCCGTTACTGTCCGTGCTTTTCGGTTGTTTCACGGCCGCCGCCTGCATGGACGTCCTCAATATGCCGGCCAGCACCATCGGCATCGTCTGGCCGGCGGTGGCCGCAACCGCCGTCATGCGGCTGCGCCGCGCCGGGACCGCCGGACCCTCGATCGTCGGGTTCCTTGCCGCCACGGCGGTCGCCGGGATTTTCGGCTTCGGCCCCCAGGCGACCGCCTTGACCGAGGCGCTTTTCATGCTGCTTTTGGCCCTTGGGCTCACGGCGGCCATCCAACGCCGCCTGGACGGGCTGGCCGCCGGGCGCAAGCATTCCCTGGCCGGTCTGGCCTCGCCGCTGGCCGTGACGCTGATGGCCACGCTGTATGTGGTCTGGGTGCTGGTCTTCATGGGCGGTCCGGGGCTTATGGACCGCGTTTTTGGCCTGCGCCTTTCCATCGGCAAGGCGACCTTTTCCCTGGACGCGTTGCCCACGCTGTTCGTGGTGTTTTTCCTGTTGCGCCTGATGCAGGCCTGGTTTGCCCAGTTGCTCGCCCTCGTGCGGCTTCGCGGCCGGACCGTGGAACCGGCCCTGGCCCACACCGTGGGCGCGGTCTTTTCCTATCTGACCTGGACGCTTTTCGTGCTGTTCGCCCTGCATCTTTTCGCCGTGCCGCTCGGGGCGCTGACCTGGATCGCCAGCGGCCTGTCGGTGGGCATCGGCTTCGGCCTCAAGGACATCGTCAACAACTTCGTCAGCGGCCTGATCATCATGTTCGGCGGGGCGGTCAAGAAAGGGGACATCATCCAGCAAGGGAAAAATTTCGGCGAAGTGGTGGATTTGTCGGTGCGCAACACCATCATGCGCACCCTGGACAACACCACGGTCATCATCCCCAATTCGAGCTTTTTGCGCGGCGAGATCGTCAATATGACCTATCAGGACGCTTCCATGCGCCTGACGATTCCGGTGACGGTCGCGCCCGGCACCAAACTCAAGAAGGTGCGCAAAATTCTGCTCACCGCGGCGAAGAACCATCCCGACGTATTGAAGAAGCCGTCGCCGGAGGTGGCGATGGTCGCCTTCGCCCGTTTCGGCCTCCAGTTCGAGCTGTATGTCTGGATCGACAACTTCATGAAGAAATTCCAGGTGCAGTCGGAACTGACCACGACCATCGACCAGGAGTTCCAGGACAACAAGATCATGTTGGCCTTCCAGGGCGTGAAGGTGAAGTACAAGCCCAAGGGAACGGAGGCCATGCAGCTCGAGGCCATGCGCGAGGAGTTGCGGCGCAAGCGCTCGGGAACCCTCAAACGTTCGCGCGTGTTGCGCCGGGTGCATGCCAGGAGACGCTGGCCGGCGCCCGCCGCGGCCCGGTCCGGGGAGGAGTGA